A stretch of DNA from Caldalkalibacillus salinus:
TGTTGACCTTGGCCACGTCCTTGTTGATTTTGTTGCTGTATAGATGGATCTTGATTTCTTTGACCTTGGCCTAAGTCATTTCCACAACCGACTAATGTCATAACCATGACTAGAAATAGACAGAAAGATCTTTTTACAAGCATATAAAAATCACCCTTTCGTAAGAACCTTTTTCAAACTCTTCTGAGTCATCTTAGGTTCTGTAAAAAAGAGTGATTTCATCCTAAAATTTTTTATGTTGTTTCTACAGTGGTTACTGCTTCACGTTCTTGTTATTTTCCTTTGAGGATTGAAGGTGAGCTTCGTTCACTTCCATGATGATTGGAATAATCATAGGCCTTCTTTGAATTTTTTTATAGATAAACGGTGCAATTTGGTCTATGACTTGTGATTTGATGTTGGCCCAACTTCTCACTTTTTGATCCATAAGGTCTTGTACCAAAGACTTAACTCTTGACTCTGTTTCTTTGATAAGGTCTGTCGATTCACGGACAAAGATAAATCCGCGTGAAATGACGTCTGGTCCTGATAATAATCGGAAGTTTTTCATGTCAATGGTCATGACAATGACAATAAGGCCATCATCGGAAAGTTTCATTCTATCACGTAGCACAATATTACCCACATCCCCCACTCCATGACCATCTACAAGAAGTGAACCGGATGGAATCTTATCTCCGAGGTATGCATTTTCTCTCGTCATATTTAACACGTCGCCATTTTCTAGTAAGAAGCAGTTATCCCCTTTCACGCCAACTTCCTGTGCAATCTCACTATGCTTGGCCAACATCCGATACTCACCATGGATGGGAATAAAATACTTCGGTTTTAGAAACTGCAACATCAGTTTTTGATCTTCCTGACTACCGTGTCCCGAAGCGTGAATATCAAAGCCCTTTCCATATATCACATCTGCACCTAAACGGAACAGTTGGTCAATGATACGGTTCACATTAAGTGTGTTCCCTGGAATAGGAGAAGAAGAGAACACGACAGTGTCATTCGGTGTCAACTGGATATGACGATGTTGCCCTCTCGCAATTCTTGCTAAGACGGCCATCTGCTCTCCCTGACTTCCCGTACAGATGATCACGAGTTTGTGGTCAGGTATACGATTAACCTCGTCCCCTTCCACTAGTGTGCCTTTAGGTACTCTTATATAGCCTAACTCCTGTCCAATCTGGAAGACTTTCTCCATACTACGTCCAAAAACGGCGATTTTACGGTTGTGGTGTACGGCTGCTTCAACGACCTGTTGGAGACGATACACATTGGAGGCAAAAGTGGCAAATAAAATTCTGCCGCTCGTTTTCTGAAATACGTCTAATAAAGAGGCACCTACTTTTTGCTCCGACCCCGTATAACCTGGACGTTCACTATTGGTACTATCAGAAAGAAGCGCGAGCACACCCTTGTCTCCTAATGCTGCTAATTTGGCGTAGTCCGTACTATTGGCTACTGGAGAAAAGTCGAATTTAAAGTCACCTGTATGAACGATCGGGCCCTCTGGTGTATGGACCACAACACCGATTGAATCAGGAATACTGTGGTTCGTCCTGAAACAGCTCACAGCCAGGTGTTTGAACTTAATCATATCCTTGTTTGTAAAAGGCAATAGCTTTGTTGATCGTAACAATCCATTTTCCTCAAGCTTAGCCCTTACAAGCCCAAGTGTTAAACGCTCTCCATACAG
This window harbors:
- the rnjA gene encoding ribonuclease J1, with product MKKDTVKVFALGGLDEIGKNMYAIEYKDEIVVIDSGLKFPEEDMPGIDLIIPDINYLVENQHKVKGIFLTHGHEDHIGGLPYILKLINVPLYGERLTLGLVRAKLEENGLLRSTKLLPFTNKDMIKFKHLAVSCFRTNHSIPDSIGVVVHTPEGPIVHTGDFKFDFSPVANSTDYAKLAALGDKGVLALLSDSTNSERPGYTGSEQKVGASLLDVFQKTSGRILFATFASNVYRLQQVVEAAVHHNRKIAVFGRSMEKVFQIGQELGYIRVPKGTLVEGDEVNRIPDHKLVIICTGSQGEQMAVLARIARGQHRHIQLTPNDTVVFSSSPIPGNTLNVNRIIDQLFRLGADVIYGKGFDIHASGHGSQEDQKLMLQFLKPKYFIPIHGEYRMLAKHSEIAQEVGVKGDNCFLLENGDVLNMTRENAYLGDKIPSGSLLVDGHGVGDVGNIVLRDRMKLSDDGLIVIVMTIDMKNFRLLSGPDVISRGFIFVRESTDLIKETESRVKSLVQDLMDQKVRSWANIKSQVIDQIAPFIYKKIQRRPMIIPIIMEVNEAHLQSSKENNKNVKQ